DNA from Daucus carota subsp. sativus chromosome 1, DH1 v3.0, whole genome shotgun sequence:
tattttttctataaaatttattcatgacacataaattatacataaatcacttttcttatatattttgataatacaTTTGtcattaattaatcaaaattatcgAATTAGATATTTAACCACAATACCTATTACTTTAAATTACATTAAGTCATAAGAAGTGATTAACCGGCTCATAATAATCtcatgataataaatatttgtctgataaattaaattgatttatcggattaaaattttcataaaatccTGGTCTAAGCCTCCTCGCACATTGACGATCACTCTAAAAgttaatttatgatatttcattactgattttataattattagattACTAGTTTTTTatctcaaaaaaaaagattaaaaataatcaacaatttattgataaaatatttgtataactaataaattcatttttcttaaattaaacCAAAAGCACCTTTCATCATACCAAAAACACTGAgactatttaaaaattatatttttcgaaAGAAGGAATATTATCTGTGCCCGTACAGAATACTTTACACCACTGCAAGCTTAATTTGCACGCGACACTCCTATTTTTATTCCCATCCTCTTCATTACACCCCTCCACTCCACTCCAATCTACACATACATTTGACACACAATCTTGTCTGAAAACCCCAGCAGCGAAAATGTCGTGGCAATCCTATGTTGATGACCATTTGATGTGTTTAACTGAGGAAGGAAACCAGCTCTCGGCTGCTGCTATTCTTGGCCAAGATGGCTCTGTTTGGGCCCAGAGTGACACCTTTCCTCAGGTTTTTATTTAACTTTGATCGACCCCTTTTGTTAGATTAGTTGATTTGGTATTGATTTATGAATCTTTAATTTTACTGTTAATAGCCTTGTGTTAATTTTGGCCTTGATTTGCaaggttttgaagttgaaattctATTTGTTTAACTTGCTAATTGTTTTAGTAGAATTAGAATTTACATGTCTCGATGGTTGATGATTGTGGATtgtagattaaaaaaattagtaaagaGGAGTGAAAAGTGAAATCTAATATGGTACCATTGAAATGGCCttcaaaaaattgaattttgcaTTGTAAATCTTATAAAATAGTTAAACTTGGCTTTATACTTTTAATTgcaaatttttgaaattcatcgattgagattaaaaataaatgttgtCACACACCCTTAGGACTTATTAGGAGATTAAAATAAGATATTTATCTCAAgttaatttgaataaatatagaTAATGATTTATCCGTGATACTTGTTGTGCAGTAAGCTGCTCCGTTCTTTTAAAAGAGTAAATACAGAAATCTTGTGcagtcaattttttttgtttaagttACCGTTTTTGTGTTTTGGCTGGGATGGACAGGGTTATCTTGAATGGCCGTGGGTCGTTCTTCTATGTGGTGGCAGATATTCCGTCAGTACTAGATACTGACATTATGTTAATGCTGCTTGAagcatttgtatttattttaagattgtaTGATATGGCAGTTTAAACCAGAAGAAATTACGGCAATAATGAATGACTTCAATGAACCTGGATCTCTTGCACCTACTGGCCTATACCTAGGTGGCACAAAGTATATGGTGATTCAAGGTGAACCTAATGCTGTCATAAGGGGAAAGAAGGTATTTACTAATATAATGATTTTTGTAGATTTTCCATAATAggagtattttttttgtcaaaggACTTACTCTCTGATGGCTTCATGTCACGAAAATATCGTTATATGTATTAGTAATTATACTCGTTGAACTAGTATTATTTAGTTTCTTTGAGTTGCTTGCCTCTTGGTATGCAAGTTGCTTATTATTGTTCCACTTTCATACGACCGGGACGTGCTTTTACAAAGATGCATGCGTTACTAGTGTTAGTAACTCATGACAATGATATATctccttagagcaagtccaagagtgtcttagAGGATGccctatataaataataaaatataatgtcctagtagtttaggacatcacttttataaattcactccaacaaaaagccttatccacaagccctattattaaaatattaatattttgaatgaaaaagtaGAGGGAAAAGTAGTGGggagagagagaatgataatattttattattaaaagtgaaATGAGGCTCAAGTAGATGAGCCCTAAAAATAGGGCTGAAGTaagttgtcctagtgatttaaggcatcactaggacactgttggagcaATGTTTTCAATCATATGCCTcaaattatgacttaggacatcatttgaggcagctgttggacttgctcttaaacaAGTTCGAGCCCTTAAAAATAGGGATCTTTTGCCAAATTATTACCAGCTATAAGCTCGACCTTTCTCTGCTTTCGAATTCAGCAGTTCAGACTTTAGTGTAGACCTTAATAAACCTTTTGAACAAAACACTTCACTATGAAGttcaaaattaagatttattatGATCAAGAAGTTTATGTTCCAAGTCTTTTAACTAAAGCTGTTAAGCAAACTAGGAGCAGCTGAGAAAACTGTTAGAAAAATCTCCCTCTTAAATTATGAGCTTCTTATATATTGTGTAGACAGGGACTCAGATAAGTAGGATTGTTTGTAAATCTTGTACTTCCAATAAATCGCTCCTCATCTTGTTGATCTGGGTTTTCTTTGCTGGTTACCGTTTAAAATTACCTAAAATTACTTTCAGGGATCTGGGGGGATCACTATCAAGAAGAGCAATCAAGCTTTACTGATCGGCATATACGAGGAGCCTATGACTCCAGGTCAGTGCAACATTGTTGTTGAAAGGCTGGGCGACTACCTCATTGACCAGGGTCTGTAATTCCAGTGGTAAGTAAGTAGCTTCCCTTTGTTTCTTCTGTGAATCATCATTtcagtttttcattttttttttaaataatcattTCAAAATTCTGATGAAGTGTCGGAAAATTAACATTTGCCTTTTCATGATACAGATGGAATCCTATCAGGTGTGTAATTCATGGAAACAACCAGTGTGTGGTTTGCTACTTTTAAAGAGTGGGATTAAATCGCTTGGTTCCAACTCTTTTGCCAATATTGTATTCATCTAccttttttgatttgttttgattTGAGCATGTCCCTGTGTAAGAAGaggttatttttattataaaaattgggATATAATCAACTTTTGGTATATGTAACTTTTCAAAGTAAGAAGTAATTTCCCTAGTTATGGTCTTGGTTTCGAGAATAAAAAAGAAGTGTTGGACTCTTGATTTGCTTAAAGGCATGTTATTAATTTTCTCTCTATGGCTAAACCAGCCATGATTTGACCAAAAACGGCATGGTGCATGTGAAATAATGAAGTGTTTGGAATACAGAACACATAGCATGCGACGTTGTCTTCTGATCTATGAAAATTAGAGtacaaaacattttttaattttaagtgatCACTTCATATGAATATACATTCGCGTATACCTGTGTTGAGAAGGGCTTGGACTTGTTTGATTTAGTGGAGCAAGTCCAGAGAGTTTTCCTATAAATTATTGTTATGttgtaaatcttgtaatatatactatttaAACTATACAACGATAGAAAAGAAACTATCTTGGAAAGTATAGAGAGAATAGgagatggagagagaaagtagttgtatttcagaatatttcagaatagaattcatttcaactgaaccagctatttatagaggttggttGATGAATCTTCCTAACTAAGATTTGCAATACTTCTAGGTTAAGTATTATGATTCTTCTCGAGTAAGTATAGTAAGTCTTTCTTGATAAGCTATAcgagtcttccttagtaagtttcgccagacttccttgataagctttgcgagtcttccttagtaagtttcaccaaacttacttgataagatttgcgagtcttcttgactaagcttttgacaatcacttaatataatattttataacactcccccttgatTGTCAAA
Protein-coding regions in this window:
- the LOC108207056 gene encoding profilin-1; amino-acid sequence: MSWQSYVDDHLMCLTEEGNQLSAAAILGQDGSVWAQSDTFPQFKPEEITAIMNDFNEPGSLAPTGLYLGGTKYMVIQGEPNAVIRGKKGSGGITIKKSNQALLIGIYEEPMTPGQCNIVVERLGDYLIDQGL